Below is a window of Allomuricauda ruestringensis DSM 13258 DNA.
GCAAAGGGAACTACAATTTCTTCCTCCACTTCCTCCACTTCAACATCTTCGATTTTTACAACAACATCCTCGATGTAGGTTTCTTGACTGCTTTCGGTACTTTCAATTACGGTTTCTTTCACATCTTCCACATCCTCCACAATCTCAATTACATCAGGTGCAGATGGCGGGGGCGGGGGCGGTGCGGTTCTGATTATTTCGGTAATGGGTACATCTTCCTTAAGTTCGTCGGTTACCTGCACAACTTCCGAAACTTTGGATTCCTCTTCATAGAACTTTACTTCAAAGGATTGCCATGTCATGAACAACACCGAAGTAAGTCCTATCATGAAATATAGACTGCTGTTGCGTCCAATTTCTGCGTTTGAGTTCTTTTTTGGTTTCATGACTGCTACTATTTAACTATGTTAAAGGTAGCGCTCTTCAAAATCAGAAAATATGATAATAATCAGGTTGAGCCCTTCGGCTACGCTCAGGATAAACTATGGTCGAAACAGCTTTGTTTTTTGAATTACTGATATCTCTACTGGGTGTTAGAGGATAAATCATTCTTCGTAGTATGATACTTGTCATAGATTCACCTTTTCAATAAAAGCTATGTTCTTTAAGCAATTTTCTTCTTTTGGTTTTCCCAGATGAGTGCAGCGGCGCCGCAAATAGCCGCTGTTTTTCCCTCCATGCTGGAGTGTAGGAGCTTTACCTTTCCCTTGTACACATCTAAAAGGAACCCGTTAAAGTATTTTTCCAAAGGGGTCATGATCCACTTGCCGCTATTGGTGAGCCCACCCATTAAAATAAATGCTTCAGGTTGGGTAAATGCCGTAAAGTTGGCCAATGCCTGTGCCATAATTCGGGCTGTATAGTCAAAAGCTTTAAGAGCAATTTCGTCCCCTTCTTCCGCGGCTTGGGTAATGTCCTCCCCATGGAGGTCGTTATAGGCGATGTTTCTAAACCTGCTATCCACCATATATTTGCTCTGCATATACATAACAGTTCGCTTTAATCCGGTAGCGGATACATAAGCCTCCAACCCTCCTTTTACGCCAAGTCCGGTCAACCTGCCATCTCCCATGGTCATGTCCACATGGCCCAATTCGCCTGCGAATCCGTCATATCCATCTATAAGTTGACCATTGGCCACTATTCCGGCGCCAAAACCTGTACCTAGTGTAATTACAATAAAATCGGTCATGTTTTTAGCACCTCCAAAGAGCATTTCGCCCAATGCGGCAGCACTGGCGTCGTTCATTATGCGAATGGGCATGTCCATTCTTTGCTTAAGGAGTTTAACCAAAGGAACACTGCCTTTCCACACTAAATTACTGGCATTTTCTATGGTTCCATTTTTACTGGAAGCATTAGGGGCGCCGATACCGCAACCTATTACATTGGCATGCTCTCCAAACTGTGCCAAAAGCTCATCGGAAGTAGATTTTATTTTATCAAGATAAGCATCCAAGTTTGGGAATTCCTTGGTTCTAAAAAAAGTTTTTTCGTGGCATTTACCAGTTTCATCAACCAATCCAATTTTGGTTTTGGTTCCTCCAATATCTATTCCGATTACTAAATCCATATTTAAAGTCACATTATTTTACGGCTTTTAAATATAACTATTATGAAGGCAATAAAATAACCTCCTTGACTTTTATGACCGCTGATTTTTTGCTAATATCATGGAAAAGTTGAAAACCCTGACTTCTGTCATGTTTTAGATCATGGAGCGGTTCTACTTTTGGATACAAGAATTGAAATCAATAAATAAAATAGGTATGAGCAGTTTAAATAAAATATTAATTCCGTTTGATTTTTCCGAGGCATCAGTAAATGCCTTGGAGTATGTGGTCAATTTTGTGGGTACAGAGAGAGCTATAAATATCTTGGGCCTTTATGTAGGCGTTATGCCCATTAGTGAATCCGATAGTGAAAAATTAAAAAGAGATTTTTCCAAATTATTGGATTCTTTCAATGTAAAATTGAAAGTGGACCCTGAATTCACTACCGATACGGGTGAAGTAATCAGCACTATTCTTTCCGCCCAAGAAAAGAGCAATGCAGATTTGATCATGATGGGCACTATGGGCGATAAAATTACGGATGAAGCCATTACCAACACATCGAAATTGGTGTTGGAGGCCAATTGCCCGGTAATATCAATTCCTTATGGAACCGCCATTAAAGAACCTAAAAACATTGCCTTGGTAATGGGGGGCGAAAAAATTGATGACAAGAACGTCTTGGGAACACTATTGGACATTGCCAGAGCATTTGATGCCCGTATCCATGTGCTTACCATTTATAAGGATTCCGTTTATGATGAAGAAGCCATCAAAGAATCCAATGAAAATTTGTTGGAATACTATTTGGAGCACTTTTATGCCGACCACACCTTCACTAAAAATGAAGATGTGGAACAAGGTATTTTGGACTACATCAACGAAAAAAGCATTGATCTGTTAACCATATTGCCCCGGAACCATAACGAAAAAAGTATACCTTCGGAAGGGAGATTGACAAAATTGCTGACCCTGCACTCCGAGATACCGGTATTGGCCTTGGATTAAATCTTTACCTTTGAAGATGCTGTCGCTGCCGATAGATTCGCACCACAGTTTGTCCGAACATCTTTAAGATTCAATAAAAGTGAACGATAAAAATAGATTTTCCATAGAAAGCTTGGGGGCGTCTCAGTATACGTCGCCGCTTCAGCTTAGTACCGTTAAGGGAGACCACATATTCAGCTTTGTAAGTGAGTCGGATAGGTTGGTGTTCGACCCCTCCATACAATATTACAATCAATGTTTAAATGATGGGGAGGCACCTATTTGTATGGAAAAAGCAGGTCCAAGACAAAACATCTTTTTTGATGCCAAAAACACTACTGCGGCAATAGTCACCTGTGGCGGTCTTTGCCCAGGAATCAACAATGTGATTCGTGGATTGGTAATGGCCCTGCACTATTTTTATGGGATCAAAAAAATTATTGGGATCCCCTATGGTTATGAAGGCCTAAATCCTGAAAAAGGACATGATTTCGTAGAATTGACACCGGACAAGGTAAAGGACATCCATCAATTTGGGGGTACTTTTTTAGGTTCGTCCAGAGGCGAGCAAGATGTGTCTGTAATGGTGGACACCCTTGAAAATAACCGTGTGGATATGTTATTTGCCATTGGTGGAGATGGAACTTTGAAGGGGGTAAATGCCATTGGTGAGGAAATTGCCAAAAGAAATGGGAAAATCAGTGTAGTGGGAATTCCAAAGACCATAGACAACGATATTGATCTTATTGACGAATCCTTTGGCTTTCAGACCGCTTTTGACGTAGCAAGTCCCATTTTACGCGATGCCCATAATGAAGCAACAGGAGCTTATAATGGTATCTCCATTATTAAATTAATGGGTAGGGATAGTGGTTTTATTGCTGCTTCGGCCGCTTTGGCCATGCCCGTCGTTAATTTTGTACTGATTCCCGAAATGGATTTTTCCCTTGAGGGTGAAGAAGGCTTCTTAAAAGTTTTGGAAAAGCGTCTACAAGAAAAAAAACATGCCGTTATTGTGGTGGCAGAAGGTGCGGGACAACAACTTTTTAAAGACAGAAAGATGGTAAAGGATGCATCGGGCAATGTACAGCACGAGGATATTGGTGTTTTCCTAAAGGAAAAAATTATAGAATACTTTAAAGAAAAAAGGCCAGTGACCATTAAGTACATCGACCCTAGCTATATTGTGCGGTGTGCCCCGGCCAACTCCAGCGATAGTGTTTATTGCAGTGGATTGGCTTATCATGCCGTACACGGAGCAATGGCCGGAAAGACCAAGTTTGTTGCCAGTAGGATAAACAATCGTTATGTGTATTTGCCTGTTGACGAAGTCACTAAAAAGAGAAAGAAAATTGATTTGGAAGGCGAGTTCTGGTTCTCTGTACTGCAAAGCACAGGTCAGCCGTTTTTCTTGGGATAAGAACCGGTTTTTAACTGACAATTATCATTAAATTTTATCTATAGTAGTCATAGATTTGAATACAATCAAAACAGTAATCATGGAAGTACACGTTCAATATCAAAAGATGAAGACCAGTGAGTCGTTGACCCAATTATTAATAAAAAAACTGGAAAGTTTGGAACAAAAATACAGTTGGTTGATCAAGGCCAATGTATTGTTTAAAACTGAAAATGATAAAACTGGAGAAGGCAAGATCTGTGAAATTGAGCTGAGTGCTCCGGGACCGAGAATATTTGCCAAATCCGATACCGACGATTTTGAAAAATCCATGTCCCAAACCGTTGAGGATTTGAGAAGACAGCTTGAAAAAAGGCAAGCTACGTTCGATACCCGTTAATAGAAATTAAGATCTTTGTAGCGTACAGATCTTTTAAAAAACACTGTGATGAAACTTAAATTAATCGGCATCAGTTTACTGCTCCTTATGGGATGCTCTTCAACTAGATTGGTGAGTACTTGGAAAAATCCCGATATAGTGCTATTTGATGCATATCAAGTGCTGGTAGTGGGCATGGTGCAGGACGATAGCGCCCGAATGGAGTTTGAATCCAGGTTTGCCGATGCTTTAAAAGATCAAGGAGTGGATGCTATGCGCAGTATTGATCTTTTTGATGTGGAATTCACCTCTTCCCAAAGATCTGAACAGGAATTGGAGGAAGTGGAACAACAGTTGCTGGACAAAGGGTTCGATGCTATTTTGTTTACCAAGGTCGTAGGCACAGAAAACCGAAGAACATTTAGGGAACACATTAACGAAGTGGATAAAATGCTTATGAGGTTCAGTACGGATTATTTGGAACATCAAGAAATTTACTACGATCCCGAATACTACGATACTTTTAACATATACCATGCAGAAACCTCCCTATACTGTATATGTGTTGGAAAGGAGATAGAGCTTGTTTGGAGGGGCGAAGTGGACGTTACGGAGCCAACGAATGTCGATAAGGCCATAGGTTCCTACGTTAAGTTGGTAACCAAATCAATGGGAGAAGAAGACGTGATTTTTTAAGAGGATAGTCCTATTGCCTCCAAAATTCCCAAAAAGTCCAACGCAATCAAAACGGGTATTGCAATCAATATTACGATCAATACAAAGACCATGATTCGTAAAAAACCGACTATAAGTCTGTTTCCAAAGCTAATTTCATCTGCCATAATAGTGTAATTTCCATCAATTTAAGGAATTATTTGCGTATTTCCTTTATTGGATGGCTCACTATTCGATTAAAGGATTGTTTTTTGCCGTATGCTGTAAACCAATCAATTGGACTTTTGTTTCTTTCGACTGAGCAGTTTTCCCAACTCCTCCAAAGAGATTCCCTTGGTCTCTGGCATCATAAAAATCACCCATAATAATTGGAGTACCATCATAACCGCAAAAAAGATAAAGATAGGCCATGGGTTATCTTTAAAAATTCCTATTTCAGCATCTAAAAAAGTAGGGGTGAGCAAGGTAATCAAAGCAGCGAATACCCAGTGCGTTCCAGTACCCCACGATTGCCCGTAAGACCGGACCTTGTTCGGGAAAATTTCCGAAATAAACACCCAGATCACGGCACCTTGCCCCACGGCATGGGAGGCAATAAAAATCAAAATAAAAGTGAGCAACAGCACGGAACTGGCGCCTGAATAGAAACACCAGCCCACCATGGCCAAACTCACAATATAGCCGATGGAACCGATGTACATTAATTGCTTTCGTCCCAATTTATCGATCAGGGAAATGCCTACAAAGGTGAATATCAAGTTAATGATACCGATGGATATGGAACTAAAGAGCGATTCACCCGAAGCGAGACCTGCCCGTTCCAAGATTTCAGGGGCGTAGTACAGCACAAAATTGATTCCCGAAAGTTGATTGAAAAAAGCAATCAAAAAAGCTAGGGCCAGCGGTTTGTTGTACTTTCCAGAGAACAAACTTTCCTTTTGTTTTTCCGTGGTTTCCACTAAGGCAACTTTAATTTGCTCCAGATGGATGGAGGCCTTGTCTTTTGCAATGCCCAATAAAGTAATGGATTCAATGACCACAGCGTCTGCTCGGTCCTTCAACAACAACCATCGTGGGCTGTTCGGTATCTTGAACACCATAAAGGTGTAGATCAAAGCGGGAAGCCCTTCAATACCCAACATCCATCGCCAAGCAATGCTTTCATCAAAAATGATCCCGATAAAATAATTGGATATAAAGGCGATCAAAATTCCAAAAACAATATTGAACTGGTACATGGCCGTTAACCTACCACGTGTTTGGGCAGTGGAAATCTCAGAGATATAAACCGGTGCGGCCACCGATGAGGCACCTACGCCAATACCCCCAATAAACCTAAAGAGTGAAAAACTATAGGGTTCGGGAGCAAAGGCCGAACCCATCGCCGATGCAAAATAGAGTACACCTATCCAGAACAAGGTCTTTTTTCTTCCCAAACGGTCGGTTGGAATACCTCCAAAAAGTGAACCCAGAACGGTTCCCCAAAGTGCCATGGACATTATGAAGATACCGTGGAAAGTGAAAATGGAATCGCCCAAAAACCAGTTGGTGTCCCATATTTCTTTTATGGGCTGATTTGCACCGGAAATAACAACGGTATCAAACCCAAATAAAAAGCCCGCTAGGGCCGCCGTCAATGAAATTCTGAAAATACGCTTGTCCATATAAAAGGTGAATTTTGCTAAAGCTAACCAAAATTTACATAATCTTGGAAATGTGTTTCATAATCAAATCGGCAGCACCTCTGTTAGAATTGATGTAATTGGAGTTGATTGCTCCTATATTTTTAATGGAAATAGGGTTGTTCAAAAGGTCGTCCACCAAATTGTCAAAACTATCTTTACTCGAAATGGGTAGGATGCCACCTTCATTAACGAGGTCCTCTGCTTCCTTGAATCCTTCAAATTGTGGTCCAATAATAATGGGGATTCCAAAAACCGCAGGTTCCATGGTGTTGTGCAGTCCCGTGGCAAAACCACCCCCTACGTAGGCGATATTGGCATAACTGTATATTTTGGTCAACAAGCCAATGGTGTCCACCACAAGTACATCGAACTCCTTTAAATTTTGATTGCCTATCGTGGAATAAAGTACCGTTCTTTTTTGAAGGGCCGAGGTGATTTTCTCAATATGGGCAGGTTTTATTTCATGAGGGGCGATTACAAATTTCACCTTTTCTTTGCTGTTATTGATGTAGTTGATGAGTATCTCTTCATCTTCGAGCCATGTACTGCCCGCTACCATGCACAGTTGGTTGTTTTTGAAACGGTCCATGAATTCCAATTGATTGTTGCGTTCCAAAATTTTTGAAACTCGGTCCAAACGAGTATCCCCACTAATACTGATATTTGTAAATCTGATGGATTCCAACAGCTTTTTGGAGTTTTCATCTTGAACGAAATAATGGTCGAATTTCCCGAGGCTCTTTCGCATAAATCCACCATAAGGCTTAAAATAAATCTGCCTACTGGAAAAAATAGCCGATACCAAAATAGTGGGAATGCCCCTTTTTTTAAGGTGATAAAGATAATTGGGCCAAACCTCGTACTTTACAAAAATGGCCAACTCTGGATTCACAAGGTTTAAAAATCGCTTTGCCTTGTAATTGCTGTCCATGGGTAAATACACCACCAGATCGGCAACCGATGAATTCTTTTTCACCTCATAACCAGAAGGAGAAAAAAAGCTTAGGACCAGTTTGTGCTCGGGATATTTGGAACGTAATCTTTCTAAAA
It encodes the following:
- a CDS encoding energy transducer TonB, coding for MKPKKNSNAEIGRNSSLYFMIGLTSVLFMTWQSFEVKFYEEESKVSEVVQVTDELKEDVPITEIIRTAPPPPPPSAPDVIEIVEDVEDVKETVIESTESSQETYIEDVVVKIEDVEVEEVEEEIVVPFAVIEYVPVFPGCEHLQTQAERKDCFNQKVQEHIKANFNYPPSALEMGITGRVHVQFVIDSNGQVTGIQKRGPDKLLEKEAERIIASLPKVKPGEQRGKKVSVKYSIPINFVMQN
- a CDS encoding ROK family protein; amino-acid sequence: MDLVIGIDIGGTKTKIGLVDETGKCHEKTFFRTKEFPNLDAYLDKIKSTSDELLAQFGEHANVIGCGIGAPNASSKNGTIENASNLVWKGSVPLVKLLKQRMDMPIRIMNDASAAALGEMLFGGAKNMTDFIVITLGTGFGAGIVANGQLIDGYDGFAGELGHVDMTMGDGRLTGLGVKGGLEAYVSATGLKRTVMYMQSKYMVDSRFRNIAYNDLHGEDITQAAEEGDEIALKAFDYTARIMAQALANFTAFTQPEAFILMGGLTNSGKWIMTPLEKYFNGFLLDVYKGKVKLLHSSMEGKTAAICGAAALIWENQKKKIA
- a CDS encoding universal stress protein, with the translated sequence MSSLNKILIPFDFSEASVNALEYVVNFVGTERAINILGLYVGVMPISESDSEKLKRDFSKLLDSFNVKLKVDPEFTTDTGEVISTILSAQEKSNADLIMMGTMGDKITDEAITNTSKLVLEANCPVISIPYGTAIKEPKNIALVMGGEKIDDKNVLGTLLDIARAFDARIHVLTIYKDSVYDEEAIKESNENLLEYYLEHFYADHTFTKNEDVEQGILDYINEKSIDLLTILPRNHNEKSIPSEGRLTKLLTLHSEIPVLALD
- a CDS encoding ATP-dependent 6-phosphofructokinase codes for the protein MNDKNRFSIESLGASQYTSPLQLSTVKGDHIFSFVSESDRLVFDPSIQYYNQCLNDGEAPICMEKAGPRQNIFFDAKNTTAAIVTCGGLCPGINNVIRGLVMALHYFYGIKKIIGIPYGYEGLNPEKGHDFVELTPDKVKDIHQFGGTFLGSSRGEQDVSVMVDTLENNRVDMLFAIGGDGTLKGVNAIGEEIAKRNGKISVVGIPKTIDNDIDLIDESFGFQTAFDVASPILRDAHNEATGAYNGISIIKLMGRDSGFIAASAALAMPVVNFVLIPEMDFSLEGEEGFLKVLEKRLQEKKHAVIVVAEGAGQQLFKDRKMVKDASGNVQHEDIGVFLKEKIIEYFKEKRPVTIKYIDPSYIVRCAPANSSDSVYCSGLAYHAVHGAMAGKTKFVASRINNRYVYLPVDEVTKKRKKIDLEGEFWFSVLQSTGQPFFLG
- a CDS encoding HPF/RaiA family ribosome-associated protein codes for the protein MEVHVQYQKMKTSESLTQLLIKKLESLEQKYSWLIKANVLFKTENDKTGEGKICEIELSAPGPRIFAKSDTDDFEKSMSQTVEDLRRQLEKRQATFDTR
- a CDS encoding sugar porter family MFS transporter; this encodes MDKRIFRISLTAALAGFLFGFDTVVISGANQPIKEIWDTNWFLGDSIFTFHGIFIMSMALWGTVLGSLFGGIPTDRLGRKKTLFWIGVLYFASAMGSAFAPEPYSFSLFRFIGGIGVGASSVAAPVYISEISTAQTRGRLTAMYQFNIVFGILIAFISNYFIGIIFDESIAWRWMLGIEGLPALIYTFMVFKIPNSPRWLLLKDRADAVVIESITLLGIAKDKASIHLEQIKVALVETTEKQKESLFSGKYNKPLALAFLIAFFNQLSGINFVLYYAPEILERAGLASGESLFSSISIGIINLIFTFVGISLIDKLGRKQLMYIGSIGYIVSLAMVGWCFYSGASSVLLLTFILIFIASHAVGQGAVIWVFISEIFPNKVRSYGQSWGTGTHWVFAALITLLTPTFLDAEIGIFKDNPWPIFIFFAVMMVLQLLWVIFMMPETKGISLEELGKLLSRKKQKSN
- a CDS encoding 3-deoxy-D-manno-octulosonic acid transferase, with the protein product MSLRFLYNILINIAWLGLKVIALFNAKIKLFVQGRQKAFPLLKEQLPLNSKTVWMHVASLGEFEQGLPILERLRSKYPEHKLVLSFFSPSGYEVKKNSSVADLVVYLPMDSNYKAKRFLNLVNPELAIFVKYEVWPNYLYHLKKRGIPTILVSAIFSSRQIYFKPYGGFMRKSLGKFDHYFVQDENSKKLLESIRFTNISISGDTRLDRVSKILERNNQLEFMDRFKNNQLCMVAGSTWLEDEEILINYINNSKEKVKFVIAPHEIKPAHIEKITSALQKRTVLYSTIGNQNLKEFDVLVVDTIGLLTKIYSYANIAYVGGGFATGLHNTMEPAVFGIPIIIGPQFEGFKEAEDLVNEGGILPISSKDSFDNLVDDLLNNPISIKNIGAINSNYINSNRGAADLIMKHISKIM